A stretch of the Fibrobacter sp. UBA4297 genome encodes the following:
- a CDS encoding type II toxin-antitoxin system HicA family toxin: protein MKFKEICDYAKKRGWELGRINGDHHIFVKQGKRPVPIQRNKHEIEGVYLKCILKQFDQ, encoded by the coding sequence ATGAAGTTTAAAGAAATTTGTGACTACGCAAAGAAAAGAGGCTGGGAACTGGGGCGAATCAACGGCGACCACCACATATTCGTGAAGCAAGGCAAGCGCCCCGTCCCCATACAACGAAACAAGCACGAGATAGAAGGCGTCTATCTCAAGTGCATCTTGAAACAATTTGACCAGTAG
- a CDS encoding type II toxin-antitoxin system HicB family antitoxin: MNYAAKIEKDKDMGFVVSFPDLPNVNAFGDTQEEALKQAKDALDGAMECDLDLGNTMILPKTKPDSDKGLYPVELSPRIEIAYKLFEARRGQKKCDVARRANITPQAYQRFETPKGSPSIETLYKLAHALGKQLVIEFV; the protein is encoded by the coding sequence ATGAATTACGCAGCGAAAATTGAGAAAGACAAGGATATGGGTTTCGTGGTTTCATTCCCCGATCTGCCCAACGTGAACGCGTTCGGCGACACGCAGGAGGAAGCTCTCAAGCAGGCGAAGGACGCGCTCGACGGTGCGATGGAATGCGACCTGGATCTTGGCAACACGATGATTCTTCCCAAGACAAAGCCCGATTCCGACAAGGGGCTCTACCCGGTCGAGCTTTCCCCGCGAATCGAGATTGCATACAAGCTCTTCGAGGCTCGCAGGGGGCAAAAGAAATGTGATGTGGCACGCCGCGCAAACATCACCCCGCAGGCTTACCAACGTTTTGAGACTCCAAAGGGCTCGCCTTCCATCGAAACGCTCTACAAGCTGGCACACGCCCTCGGCAAGCAGCTCGTAATCGAGTTCGTGTAA
- a CDS encoding glucokinase, translating to MEIKWLNPDAKFDRLVLAGDIGGTNTNLGLVGYKEGKFTLILETVCPSQCIEGLDTPIRETLKAAIENRADLKPSHICISAAGPVANNKCVMTNLPWCVDGDAITNATGIPTLVINDFMAISYGIPTLDVDDPKQILKFKHTDGSEPKPQAATKAVIGPGTGMGVGFLAFDGQKYIPACSEGGHSTFAPFDKETQDFRDYMEKRIGTVPGVEPLVSGMGLAHLYEWWRDTKGVPQNDAFKKIEETDWHDRPKYISRASDTDPVAAEMMRMFVKMLARFASDACTLFLPLGGFYLAGGTVQKDLRWLERDNLFMTWFEKNYNPNIRPLLNKIPVYLIKDYSISLYGAANASLNLQK from the coding sequence ATGGAAATTAAATGGCTTAATCCCGATGCAAAGTTTGACCGTCTCGTTTTGGCGGGTGATATCGGTGGTACGAATACGAATCTTGGTCTTGTGGGCTACAAGGAAGGCAAGTTTACGCTCATTCTCGAAACCGTTTGCCCGAGCCAGTGCATTGAAGGACTTGACACCCCGATCCGCGAAACGCTCAAGGCAGCAATCGAAAACCGCGCGGATTTGAAGCCGTCCCACATCTGCATCAGCGCCGCAGGTCCGGTGGCAAACAACAAGTGCGTCATGACGAACCTCCCGTGGTGCGTTGACGGCGATGCCATCACGAATGCAACCGGCATCCCGACTCTCGTGATTAACGACTTTATGGCCATTAGCTATGGCATCCCGACTCTCGACGTCGATGACCCGAAACAGATCCTCAAGTTCAAGCACACCGACGGTAGCGAACCGAAGCCGCAGGCTGCCACGAAGGCCGTGATTGGTCCGGGTACGGGCATGGGCGTTGGCTTCCTCGCATTTGACGGTCAAAAGTACATCCCGGCTTGCTCCGAAGGTGGCCATTCTACGTTTGCTCCGTTCGACAAGGAAACTCAGGACTTCCGCGACTACATGGAAAAGCGCATCGGCACCGTGCCGGGCGTTGAACCACTCGTCTCTGGCATGGGTCTTGCTCACCTCTATGAATGGTGGCGTGACACGAAGGGCGTACCGCAGAACGATGCATTCAAGAAGATTGAAGAAACCGATTGGCATGACCGTCCGAAGTACATCAGCCGCGCAAGTGATACCGATCCGGTCGCTGCCGAAATGATGCGCATGTTCGTGAAGATGCTTGCCCGCTTTGCCAGCGACGCTTGCACGTTGTTCCTCCCGCTCGGCGGTTTCTACCTCGCAGGTGGAACGGTCCAGAAGGACCTCCGCTGGCTCGAACGCGATAACTTGTTCATGACTTGGTTCGAAAAGAACTACAATCCGAACATCCGCCCGCTCTTGAACAAGATTCCGGTGTACCTCATCAAGGATTACAGCATTAGTTTGTACGGTGCTGCTAATGCAAGTTTGAATTTGCAGAAGTAA
- a CDS encoding 1-acyl-sn-glycerol-3-phosphate acyltransferase, which translates to MRAILALFYYIVVFTIMVVAGIPYTLYCGIRGHWENCTKICTFAFRNIIFKLFGIKVAVKGAENIPKGVNYVIVANHQSFLDINVVWHSITSASFMAKASLWKAPVFGWVLNRSGNIPIHTNPRKNAGLGKILKKRLESNYNIVVFPEGHRSEDGHMFKFQNGIFRLAKEQHFDILPVTFINTGKILPKVKWAVYSGTVEMVVHPLIRYEDYADKPMADLRDETHDLIESAMPYKQAELAAAKEAATENKEA; encoded by the coding sequence ATGCGCGCTATTCTTGCACTCTTTTATTACATCGTCGTTTTCACTATCATGGTTGTTGCGGGTATCCCCTACACCCTCTATTGCGGTATCCGCGGGCACTGGGAAAACTGCACCAAGATTTGCACTTTCGCCTTCAGGAACATTATTTTCAAGCTTTTCGGCATTAAAGTCGCGGTCAAGGGGGCAGAAAACATTCCAAAGGGCGTAAACTACGTCATCGTCGCCAACCACCAGAGCTTTTTGGACATCAACGTCGTCTGGCATTCCATCACGTCAGCCTCGTTCATGGCTAAGGCGAGCCTCTGGAAAGCGCCCGTATTCGGCTGGGTTTTGAACCGCTCCGGCAACATTCCTATCCACACGAACCCGCGCAAAAACGCAGGCCTCGGCAAAATCCTCAAGAAACGCCTCGAAAGCAATTACAACATTGTCGTGTTCCCCGAAGGCCACCGCAGCGAAGACGGGCACATGTTCAAGTTCCAAAATGGAATTTTCCGTTTGGCAAAAGAACAGCACTTTGACATTTTGCCAGTTACATTTATCAATACCGGAAAGATTCTCCCAAAGGTCAAATGGGCGGTCTATTCCGGCACCGTCGAGATGGTCGTTCACCCGCTAATCCGTTATGAAGATTACGCCGACAAGCCAATGGCCGATCTCCGCGACGAAACCCACGATTTGATTGAATCCGCGATGCCGTACAAGCAGGCGGAACTTGCCGCAGCAAAAGAAGCGGCAACAGAAAACAAGGAGGCTTAA
- a CDS encoding ribonuclease R family protein, which yields MAKELPSEEQIIAILRDEPMVGSQLRSALGLPKKQKMAFKQLLADMIERGVLKRSAHKEYQLGDGEPLEDKREKRRKKLAEQGVEDNRRPGARSRRQTEKDSGTRVKRGILHQTGDEDWQVTEIDTGKVYEMCHRRQAPGKEGETISFTLYPHPKLKHSYLAKVDRSAEIMNVTWDEVKKQFMEESNLPKGFSPAIEKYVASITEPTEKDFKGRVDYRKLDILCIDPEGAMDHDDAISVERKPNGGYKLGVHIADVSYYVPEGSDLDEEALERSYTQYLPWAAVPMLPEKLSSGVCSLHEGVDRCAFTCMIDLDKEANVLGWDFHRSVVKITKGITYQQAVKMMEEGDDSIKALAEVTALLKRNRTKDGLLEFQTTEYGCKFDENGEPVKIFPREHDDSNSWVEECMLIANNCCAKELKQRKLQGIYRIHEAPDTKDIMELYYMYPDLFKDAPVMLRDLGKPRSGDTNLNPVAFKLYEHLVKRAAGDETLTNRILRSMQKAHYDSNSFGHFALNWQDYSHFTSPIRRYADLWCHRELARKGKEITADRVNSVIEVCDLISANEIKNMKVERISIKVCSCWILKSRIGDSFEASVTGIEEWGIYVSIDDPIAEGLVRYRDIAGDDFYVFNPDQGLAFGKRSGRTFRRGDKVMVQLLRVDPLRGQADFSITEKLSPEPKKRRSREDTERDIRNFNERADRAAAAEALGYVSQPDEDDDYEPEYVSRGRRGRRDFDGPIFERTGRDSRERGGFRKGRDEFDEGRRSDKRGKHGSEKRSGRDSRDFGEGFHVASEPREARRGRRSSEKGRGRSSRGGRRGR from the coding sequence ATGGCTAAGGAATTACCGAGCGAAGAACAAATTATTGCAATCCTTCGTGACGAACCCATGGTAGGGAGCCAGCTCCGCAGCGCTCTCGGCCTCCCGAAAAAACAGAAGATGGCTTTTAAGCAACTCCTCGCCGACATGATTGAGCGTGGTGTTTTAAAGCGTTCTGCGCACAAGGAATATCAATTGGGCGATGGCGAACCGCTGGAAGACAAGCGCGAAAAGCGCCGCAAGAAGCTTGCAGAGCAGGGTGTCGAAGACAACCGCCGTCCGGGCGCACGTAGTCGCCGTCAGACCGAAAAGGATTCCGGCACACGCGTGAAGCGCGGCATTCTGCACCAGACCGGTGACGAAGACTGGCAGGTGACCGAAATTGATACCGGCAAGGTGTACGAGATGTGCCACCGCAGGCAGGCGCCGGGCAAGGAAGGCGAGACCATCAGCTTTACACTTTATCCGCACCCGAAGCTCAAGCACAGCTACTTGGCAAAGGTGGACCGCTCTGCCGAAATCATGAACGTGACTTGGGACGAAGTCAAGAAACAGTTCATGGAAGAGAGCAACTTGCCCAAAGGCTTTAGCCCCGCTATTGAAAAGTACGTAGCCTCCATTACAGAACCGACCGAAAAGGATTTCAAGGGCCGCGTGGATTATCGCAAGCTCGACATTCTCTGCATTGACCCCGAAGGCGCCATGGACCACGACGATGCAATCAGCGTGGAACGCAAGCCGAATGGTGGATACAAGCTCGGCGTGCACATCGCCGATGTGAGCTACTACGTGCCCGAAGGTTCGGACCTCGACGAGGAAGCACTTGAAAGAAGTTATACGCAATACTTGCCATGGGCCGCAGTGCCGATGCTCCCGGAAAAGCTTTCCAGCGGTGTTTGCAGCTTGCACGAAGGCGTGGACCGTTGCGCTTTTACCTGCATGATCGACTTGGACAAGGAAGCAAACGTTCTCGGTTGGGACTTCCACCGCAGTGTCGTGAAGATTACGAAGGGCATCACGTACCAGCAGGCAGTGAAGATGATGGAAGAAGGTGACGATTCCATCAAGGCACTCGCCGAAGTGACGGCACTTCTCAAGAGAAACCGCACCAAGGATGGTTTGCTTGAATTCCAGACAACCGAATACGGTTGCAAGTTTGACGAAAACGGTGAACCGGTCAAGATTTTCCCGCGCGAACACGACGATTCCAATTCGTGGGTCGAAGAATGCATGCTCATCGCGAACAATTGCTGCGCCAAAGAACTCAAGCAGCGCAAGCTGCAAGGCATTTACCGTATCCATGAAGCTCCGGACACGAAGGACATCATGGAACTCTATTACATGTACCCGGACCTGTTCAAGGACGCTCCGGTGATGTTGCGTGACTTGGGTAAGCCGCGCAGTGGCGATACAAACTTGAACCCGGTCGCTTTCAAACTGTACGAACACTTGGTGAAGCGCGCCGCCGGCGACGAGACGCTCACGAACCGCATTTTGCGCAGTATGCAGAAGGCCCATTACGACAGCAACAGCTTTGGGCACTTCGCCTTGAACTGGCAGGATTACAGCCACTTCACTTCGCCGATCCGCCGTTACGCGGACCTCTGGTGCCATCGTGAACTCGCCCGCAAGGGTAAGGAAATCACAGCCGACCGCGTGAACAGCGTGATTGAAGTTTGCGATTTGATTTCAGCAAACGAAATCAAGAACATGAAGGTGGAACGCATTTCTATCAAGGTGTGCAGCTGCTGGATTTTGAAGAGCCGCATTGGCGACAGCTTCGAAGCAAGCGTTACGGGCATCGAAGAATGGGGCATTTACGTTTCCATCGACGATCCGATTGCCGAAGGTCTTGTGCGCTACCGCGATATCGCAGGCGATGACTTCTACGTGTTCAATCCCGACCAGGGTCTTGCATTTGGCAAGCGCAGTGGCCGCACCTTCCGCCGTGGCGACAAGGTAATGGTGCAGTTGTTGCGCGTGGATCCGTTACGCGGTCAGGCCGACTTCAGCATTACCGAAAAGCTGAGCCCCGAACCGAAGAAGCGCCGCAGCCGCGAAGATACCGAACGCGACATTCGCAATTTCAATGAAAGAGCTGACCGCGCTGCGGCCGCCGAAGCACTCGGCTATGTGAGCCAGCCGGACGAAGACGACGATTACGAACCGGAATACGTTTCTCGCGGTCGCCGTGGTCGCAGAGATTTTGACGGTCCGATTTTCGAACGCACCGGTCGCGATTCTCGTGAACGTGGCGGTTTCCGCAAGGGCCGTGACGAATTCGATGAAGGTCGCCGTTCCGACAAGCGTGGGAAACACGGTTCTGAAAAGCGCAGCGGTCGCGACTCCCGTGATTTCGGCGAAGGATTCCACGTAGCGAGCGAACCGCGCGAAGCAAGACGTGGTCGCAGATCTAGCGAAAAAGGTCGCGGACGCAGCAGCCGCGGAGGCCGCAGAGGAAGATAG